From Camelina sativa cultivar DH55 chromosome 7, Cs, whole genome shotgun sequence, one genomic window encodes:
- the LOC104700973 gene encoding uncharacterized protein LOC104700973 — protein sequence MPSDDCDLWLKQFAQDFTWEPQLTSRVRREFDKEAATQYSNTLCEWKKKWKKGETPKGINEKVYEGLQEYWAQSKTKETATQKSKNQNSNRGGKGRATHNSGSTSHYTRGKQLTKRDGVAPDHLTLMEDTHTNKKTKQIQDPLAKEVIENSRKRMEEFRLSQPSADGNGSPTPIPAEMINQFVLEETPQTKGRIFGLGNVAKRLRTSSSPIYDR from the exons ATGCCAAGTGATGACTGTGACCTTTGGTTGAAACAGTTTGCG CAAGATTTTACCTGGGAGCCACAACTGACATCTAGAGTCCGTCGAGAGTTTGACAAAGAGGCAGCCACTCAATATTCCAACACTTTATGTGAGTGGAAGAAAAAGTGGAAGAAAGGAGAAACTCCAAAGGGAATAAACGAGAAGGTGTATGAAGGGTTGCAAGAGTATTGGGCACAATCCAAGACAAAGGAAACTGCTACCCAGAAATCTAAGAACCAGAATAGCAATCGAGGTGGCAAAGGGAGAGCAACGCACAATTCTGGGTCAACAAGCCACTATACCCGTGGAAAACAACTT ACTAAAAGAGATGGTGTTGCTCCTGATCACTTAACGTTGATGGAAGACACCCACACCAACAAGAAGACCAAACAAATTCAAGACCCTTTGGCTAAGGAAGTGATTGAAAATTCTCGTAAGAGGATGGAGGAGTTTAGGTTATCCCAACCTTCAGCCGATGGAAATGGCTCTCCAACACCAATCCCCGCCGAGATGATTAACCAATTCGTTCTTGAG GAAACTCCACAAACCAAGGGTCGAATCTTTGGATTAGGAAATGTGGCAAAAAGACTTCGTACTTCTTCATCACCAATATATGATCGGTGA